A genomic window from Schistocerca serialis cubense isolate TAMUIC-IGC-003099 chromosome 4, iqSchSeri2.2, whole genome shotgun sequence includes:
- the LOC126474664 gene encoding uncharacterized protein LOC126474664 codes for MTQSVEQEVNVDTVLSYGAIYRQQLYSTIKLSPSNLISNHATDQRHVVDSENSLPFTVGEPALNKHDGQLELLYKNRRCETPFFSILTGITQRFILSPFLHILIIDSVFKKTVDHSNMCIRWSQQPNLRDLNFAGDTVILVETPPSVVGQWNRRMALLVASRHFRQQF; via the exons ATGACACAGAGCGTTGAACAAGAAGTGAATGTAGACACGGTATTAAGTTACGGAGCAATCTATCGCCAACAGCTTTATTCCACAATAAAATTATCGCCTTCCAATCTAATCTCGAATCACGCTACAGATCAG cgGCACGTTGTCGACTCCGAGAACAGTCTGCCTTTCACTGTGGGAGAGCCTGCTCTGAACAAGCATGATGGACA ACTAGAGTTGCTGTATAAGAACAGAAGATGTGAAACCCCTTTCTTTAGCATTCTGACGGGCATTACACAACGATTCATTTTGTCACCATTCCTTCACATACTAATAATAGATTCAGTATTCAAAAAAACTGTGGACCACTCGAACATGTGCATACGATGGAGTCAGCAACCTAACCTTAGGGATCTGAATTTTGCTGGTGATACCGTTATTCTGGTAGAAACGCCACCGAGcgtggtggggcagtg GAATCGTAGAATGGCGCTGCTTGTCGCCAGTCGTCATTTTAGGCAACAGTTTTAA